In Streptomyces sp. NBC_01408, one DNA window encodes the following:
- a CDS encoding M15 family metallopeptidase, translated as MWIRVVVGLAAGVLAAVPAGGFVAVPAKGSASAGFVALREVDPSIRQDMRYAGAWNFTGGVVDGYEEPVCLLARPAAQALRRAQRGLLRRGYALRVYDCYRPQRAVDHFVRWAREPDGPGDARAKAEFYPNVERGRLIPEGYIAEKSGHSRGSTVDLTLVELSGREVDMGTPFDFFDPLSHTDDPRIGAAARANRQVLKGALGEQGFVNLPEEWWHFTLRPEAFPETHFDFPVAVAAVRP; from the coding sequence ATGTGGATCAGGGTTGTTGTGGGGCTCGCTGCCGGGGTGCTCGCGGCGGTGCCCGCCGGAGGGTTCGTGGCCGTACCGGCAAAGGGCTCCGCTTCGGCCGGGTTCGTCGCGCTGCGCGAGGTGGATCCGAGTATCCGTCAGGACATGCGGTACGCCGGTGCGTGGAATTTCACCGGCGGGGTGGTGGACGGGTACGAGGAGCCCGTCTGCCTGCTGGCCCGTCCCGCGGCGCAGGCGCTGCGGCGGGCGCAGCGGGGGCTGTTGCGGCGCGGGTACGCGCTGCGGGTGTACGACTGCTACCGGCCCCAGCGGGCGGTCGACCACTTCGTGCGGTGGGCCCGCGAGCCCGACGGCCCCGGGGACGCGCGGGCGAAGGCGGAGTTCTATCCGAACGTGGAGCGCGGCCGGCTGATTCCCGAGGGGTACATCGCGGAGAAGTCCGGGCACAGCCGCGGGAGTACGGTCGACTTGACCCTGGTGGAGCTCTCGGGGCGGGAGGTGGACATGGGGACTCCCTTCGATTTCTTCGATCCGCTCTCGCACACCGACGATCCGCGGATCGGGGCCGCGGCGCGGGCCAACCGGCAGGTGCTGAAGGGTGCGCTCGGGGAGCAGGGTTTCGTCAACCTCCCGGAGGAGTGGTGGCACTTCACCTTGCGGCCCGAGGCGTTTCCGGAGACGCATTTCGATTTCCCGGTCGCTGTCGCCGCCGTGCGGCCGTGA
- a CDS encoding ATP/GTP-binding protein — MAFGRSSRTGAMHAVSPVEPLTLKILVAGGFGVGKTTLVSAVSEIRPLRTEEQLSEPGIGIDDTGGVEGKSTTTVAMDFGRITLREDLVLYLFGTPGQDRFWFLWDELAQGSLGAVVLADTRRLADCFAAIDYFERREIPFVVAVNCFDGADRHPVVTVREALDLDPGVPVLLCDARDRESVKDVLVGVVEHAMSLARSRRRSLTPGSFPEA; from the coding sequence ATGGCCTTCGGGCGCTCTAGCCGCACCGGTGCCATGCACGCCGTGTCGCCGGTCGAGCCGCTGACCCTGAAGATCCTGGTCGCGGGCGGCTTCGGGGTGGGCAAAACCACCCTGGTCAGTGCGGTGAGTGAGATCAGGCCGCTACGGACCGAGGAACAGCTCTCGGAACCGGGCATCGGCATCGACGACACCGGGGGAGTGGAGGGCAAGAGCACCACGACCGTGGCCATGGACTTCGGGCGCATCACGCTCCGCGAGGACCTGGTGCTGTACCTGTTCGGCACACCCGGACAGGACCGCTTCTGGTTCCTGTGGGACGAGCTGGCCCAGGGCTCCCTCGGCGCCGTGGTCCTCGCCGACACCCGCCGCCTCGCGGACTGCTTCGCCGCCATCGACTACTTCGAGCGGCGCGAGATCCCGTTCGTGGTCGCCGTCAACTGCTTCGACGGCGCGGACCGGCACCCCGTGGTGACCGTACGGGAGGCCCTCGACCTCGACCCCGGGGTACCGGTGCTCCTGTGCGACGCCCGGGACCGGGAGTCGGTGAAGGACGTCCTGGTGGGGGTCGTGGAACACGCGATGTCGCTGGCCCGGTCGCGGCGCCGGAGCCTGACACCGGGATCCTTTCCTGAAGCCTGA
- a CDS encoding lipid-transfer protein gives MSADVAVLGAGMHPWGKWGRSFVEYGRAAARAALADAGLDWTDVQSVVGADTVRGGYPGYVAGATFARALGWQGARVTSVYAACASGAQAIGTARAQILAGLADVVLVVGADAAPKGFFAPAGGERPDDPDWLRFRVLGATNPAYFALYARRRMAVYGDTPEDFAQVKVKNAAAGALNPNARYRKTVTADEVAASAVVADPLRLLDICATSDGGAALVLSSMDFARSRGIADPVRIRAVSTVTPTYPRTVLDLPDIATDSSVAVRPAPGSFRSSIARAAYEEAGLGPDDLSLAEVYDLSTALELEWYEDIGLCGEGEGAKLVREGATALGGRIPVNTSGGLASFGEAVPAQAIAQVCELTWQLRGTAGDRQVPGARAGITANQGLFGHGSAVVAVR, from the coding sequence GTGAGCGCCGACGTCGCCGTCCTCGGCGCCGGGATGCACCCGTGGGGCAAATGGGGCCGCAGCTTCGTCGAGTACGGGCGGGCCGCCGCGCGGGCGGCGCTCGCCGACGCCGGTCTGGACTGGACGGACGTGCAGTCCGTCGTCGGCGCCGACACCGTACGGGGCGGCTACCCGGGCTACGTGGCCGGGGCGACCTTCGCCCGCGCCCTCGGCTGGCAGGGGGCTCGGGTGACCAGCGTGTACGCCGCCTGCGCGTCGGGGGCGCAGGCGATCGGGACGGCCCGGGCGCAGATCCTGGCCGGGCTGGCCGACGTCGTGCTGGTGGTGGGGGCGGACGCCGCGCCCAAGGGCTTCTTCGCGCCGGCGGGAGGCGAGCGGCCGGACGATCCGGACTGGCTGCGCTTCCGTGTGCTGGGAGCCACCAACCCGGCGTACTTCGCGCTGTACGCGCGCCGCCGGATGGCCGTGTACGGGGACACCCCGGAGGACTTCGCCCAGGTCAAGGTGAAGAACGCGGCGGCCGGGGCGCTCAACCCGAACGCCCGCTACCGCAAGACCGTGACCGCCGACGAGGTCGCCGCCTCGGCCGTCGTCGCCGATCCGCTGCGGTTGCTGGACATCTGCGCCACCTCGGACGGGGGCGCGGCCCTGGTGCTGAGCAGCATGGACTTCGCACGCTCGCGCGGGATCGCGGACCCGGTGCGGATCCGCGCCGTGTCCACGGTGACGCCGACCTATCCGCGGACCGTCCTGGACCTGCCCGACATCGCCACCGACTCCTCGGTGGCGGTGCGCCCGGCGCCCGGCTCGTTCCGGTCCTCGATTGCCCGCGCCGCCTACGAGGAGGCCGGGCTCGGGCCGGACGACCTCTCGCTCGCCGAGGTGTACGACCTGTCCACCGCGCTGGAGCTGGAGTGGTACGAGGACATCGGCCTGTGCGGGGAGGGCGAGGGGGCGAAGCTCGTACGGGAGGGGGCGACGGCCCTCGGCGGGCGGATCCCCGTCAACACCAGCGGCGGGCTGGCCTCCTTCGGGGAGGCGGTGCCGGCGCAGGCGATCGCCCAGGTGTGCGAGCTGACGTGGCAGCTGCGGGGTACGGCCGGGGACCGGCAGGTTCCCGGGGCGCGGGCCGGGATCACCGCCAACCAGGGGCTGTTCGGACACGGGTCGGCCGTGGTCGCCGTGCGCTGA
- a CDS encoding NUDIX domain-containing protein — translation MPAQLKDSHCSTCGAPYGSTAWPRTCTACGATAYRNPLPVAVTLLPVEDEHGTGLVVITRTIEPALGGVALPGGFMDFGEDWRESVVRELREETGITAPASDVTLADALSSPGGHLLLFGLLPKRPAAALPASTATDETTGWHILRTPTELAFPLHTQAAANWFAGTYA, via the coding sequence ATGCCGGCACAGCTGAAGGACTCGCACTGCTCCACCTGCGGAGCGCCGTACGGATCGACCGCCTGGCCCCGCACCTGCACCGCGTGCGGCGCCACCGCCTACCGCAACCCGCTCCCGGTCGCCGTCACCCTCCTCCCCGTCGAGGACGAGCACGGCACCGGCCTCGTCGTCATCACGCGCACCATCGAACCGGCCCTCGGCGGGGTCGCCCTGCCCGGCGGCTTCATGGACTTCGGTGAGGACTGGCGCGAGTCCGTCGTCCGCGAACTCCGCGAGGAGACCGGCATCACCGCCCCGGCCTCGGACGTCACCCTGGCCGACGCCCTGAGCTCCCCGGGGGGCCACCTGCTCCTCTTCGGCCTCCTGCCGAAGCGCCCGGCCGCCGCCCTGCCCGCCTCGACGGCGACCGACGAGACCACGGGCTGGCACATCCTCCGGACCCCCACGGAACTGGCCTTCCCCCTGCACACCCAAGCGGCGGCCAACTGGTTCGCGGGCACGTACGCCTGA
- a CDS encoding LamB/YcsF family protein, with protein sequence MITPAAGPGPAVPTDLNADLGEGFGRWTLTDDEALLSVVTSANVACGFHAGDPSIMRRVCELAAERGVRIGAQVSYRDLAGFGRRSMDVPPDELADEVAYQIGALEVFARAAGSRVSYVKPHGALYNRTVHDAGQAAAVVAGVRVAAGAAGLPVLGLPGSLLLSAAAEAGLAPVPEAFADRAYTAGGTLVPRGEPGAVLHDPDAVVARAVRMAAHGVVTASDGSLVPVAARSLCLHGDTPGAAGLALRVRGALEAAGVRVEAFA encoded by the coding sequence ATGATCACACCCGCGGCCGGTCCCGGGCCCGCCGTCCCGACCGACCTGAACGCCGACCTCGGCGAGGGGTTCGGCCGCTGGACGCTGACCGACGACGAGGCGCTGCTGTCCGTCGTCACGAGCGCCAACGTGGCCTGCGGCTTCCACGCCGGGGACCCGTCCATCATGCGCCGGGTATGCGAGCTGGCCGCCGAGCGGGGGGTGCGGATCGGCGCGCAGGTCTCCTACCGGGACCTGGCGGGCTTCGGGCGGCGTTCCATGGACGTGCCGCCGGACGAGCTGGCGGACGAGGTGGCCTACCAGATCGGGGCGTTGGAGGTCTTCGCGCGCGCGGCCGGCTCCCGGGTGTCGTACGTGAAACCGCACGGCGCGCTCTACAACCGCACCGTGCACGACGCGGGCCAGGCCGCCGCGGTGGTCGCGGGGGTGCGCGTGGCCGCCGGTGCGGCCGGCCTGCCGGTACTGGGCCTGCCGGGGTCGCTGCTGCTCTCGGCCGCCGCCGAGGCCGGGCTGGCCCCCGTACCCGAGGCCTTCGCCGACCGGGCGTACACGGCGGGCGGGACGCTGGTGCCGCGCGGCGAGCCGGGTGCGGTGCTGCACGATCCGGACGCCGTCGTCGCGCGGGCCGTACGGATGGCCGCCCACGGCGTGGTGACGGCCTCCGACGGGTCGCTGGTGCCCGTGGCCGCGCGTTCCCTGTGCCTGCACGGGGACACCCCGGGGGCCGCGGGCCTCGCGCTGCGGGTGCGCGGGGCGCTGGAGGCGGCCGGGGTCCGGGTGGAGGCGTTCGCGTGA
- a CDS encoding DUF742 domain-containing protein, protein MSDSGQDSPTDSPTGIPAGTGAGAPPGTPVTAQGYEHPHWFDDDAGPVVRPYAMTRGRTSHAGQHRLDLIALVVAEPAADDPVWDMTLSPEHAHILGLCRGRPQSVAELAADLDLAVGVVRVLIGDLVDDELVHVTRPVPPAELPDESILREVIDGLRAL, encoded by the coding sequence ATGAGCGATTCCGGCCAGGACAGCCCCACCGACAGCCCCACCGGCATCCCCGCCGGCACCGGGGCCGGCGCCCCGCCTGGCACACCCGTCACGGCTCAGGGCTACGAGCACCCGCACTGGTTCGACGACGACGCGGGACCCGTGGTGCGCCCGTACGCGATGACCCGCGGCCGGACCAGCCACGCCGGCCAGCACCGGCTCGACCTGATCGCGCTCGTCGTCGCCGAACCGGCGGCCGACGATCCGGTCTGGGACATGACCCTGTCCCCGGAACACGCCCACATCCTGGGGCTGTGCCGGGGGCGGCCGCAGTCGGTCGCGGAACTGGCGGCCGACCTCGACCTCGCGGTCGGGGTCGTCCGGGTCCTGATCGGCGACCTGGTCGACGACGAACTGGTCCACGTGACCCGGCCGGTACCTCCGGCCGAACTCCCCGATGAATCCATTCTGCGTGAGGTGATCGATGGCCTTCGGGCGCTCTAG
- a CDS encoding roadblock/LC7 domain-containing protein, translating to MTAPQTGNDSRGRGSGPLNWLLDELVDRVGSIRKAVVLSGDGLPTGSSKDLTREDSEHLAAVASGFHSLAKGVGRHFDSGTVRQTVVELDEAFLFVMAAGDGSCLAVLSDADSDVGQVAYEMTLMVKRVGDHLATAPRTGLPTGG from the coding sequence ATGACCGCACCGCAGACCGGCAACGACAGCAGGGGCCGCGGCTCCGGCCCGCTCAACTGGCTCCTCGACGAGCTCGTCGACCGGGTCGGCAGCATCCGCAAGGCGGTGGTCCTGTCCGGCGACGGCCTGCCCACCGGCAGCTCCAAGGACCTGACCCGCGAGGACAGCGAGCACCTGGCCGCCGTGGCCTCCGGCTTCCACAGCCTGGCCAAGGGCGTCGGCCGGCACTTCGACTCCGGCACCGTGCGCCAGACCGTCGTCGAGCTCGACGAGGCCTTCCTCTTCGTCATGGCGGCCGGCGACGGCAGCTGCCTGGCCGTCCTGTCCGACGCCGACTCCGACGTCGGACAGGTCGCCTACGAGATGACGCTGATGGTCAAGCGAGTGGGCGACCACCTGGCGACCGCCCCGCGCACCGGGCTGCCAACCGGAGGGTGA
- a CDS encoding Zn-ribbon domain-containing OB-fold protein, with product MALTRTPVVDGWFTEHGPDGGFRLLGTRCSACTTVYFPREDAYCRNPHCAGGGELAEVPLSARGRVWSYTDGRYRPPAPYVSDPDAPWEPYTLVAVELAAEGMVVLGQAAPGVTLADLAVGAEVEVEGGVLNEDAGTAWTTWRFRPVPAAGAGS from the coding sequence TTGGCACTCACACGCACACCCGTCGTGGACGGGTGGTTCACCGAGCACGGACCAGACGGCGGCTTCCGGCTGCTCGGCACCCGGTGTTCCGCCTGCACCACCGTGTACTTCCCGCGCGAGGACGCGTACTGCCGCAACCCGCACTGCGCCGGCGGCGGCGAGCTCGCCGAGGTGCCGCTGTCCGCGCGCGGGCGGGTCTGGTCCTACACCGACGGGCGGTACCGGCCACCCGCCCCGTACGTGTCCGACCCGGACGCGCCCTGGGAGCCGTACACCCTGGTCGCGGTGGAGCTGGCGGCCGAGGGGATGGTCGTACTGGGCCAGGCGGCGCCCGGGGTGACCCTGGCCGATCTGGCGGTCGGGGCGGAGGTCGAGGTGGAGGGCGGCGTACTGAACGAGGACGCCGGGACCGCCTGGACCACCTGGCGGTTCCGGCCGGTCCCCGCCGCGGGAGCCGGGTCGTGA
- a CDS encoding DUF962 domain-containing protein: protein MTFSSYEEFWPYYVAMHSRAATRWVHLAGTLTGLAVTAYGLARGRKRYLAALPLIGYGTAWPAHFLIEGNNPATFGNPGWSLRGDAQMIRMMLAGRDAELAEIAQKWLAENR from the coding sequence ATGACATTCAGTTCGTACGAGGAGTTCTGGCCCTACTACGTCGCCATGCATTCCCGCGCCGCCACCCGCTGGGTGCACCTCGCCGGGACCCTCACCGGTCTCGCCGTGACGGCCTACGGGCTGGCCCGTGGCCGCAAGCGGTATCTCGCGGCGCTCCCCCTGATCGGGTACGGGACGGCCTGGCCCGCGCACTTCCTGATCGAGGGGAACAATCCGGCGACCTTCGGGAATCCGGGGTGGTCGCTGCGCGGGGACGCCCAGATGATCCGGATGATGCTGGCCGGCCGGGACGCGGAGCTGGCCGAGATCGCCCAGAAGTGGCTTGCCGAGAACCGGTGA
- a CDS encoding nitrate- and nitrite sensing domain-containing protein, with protein MRFRGKSIRRKIVALLLVPLVSLTALWGFATVITGRQAVQLLDVAYVIDKVGYPIEDVVRVVQKERRQSLVVLGDPRAATATAELAKYRAATDDVVERIGANARDPEVTDELSASNAQRLRSILAAFHGISALRRSVDQNTLDPSQALELYSRLVDPCYEFLMNLHALENVEMDKQGRALVGITRAREALSREDAVIASALAARSVGAADLRNVSDFAANRTLLYEFNLAILPAADRQRFEEYWAGPDTKALRDAEERFLTGGAVKNPRVTSAQWDEAAAQVLDDLATMGTAAGDRYQKRVEPVAMDVLVQAAVAGVLGFIALAVSLILSVRIGRDLVRDLSRLRKEAHEASGVRLPGVMRRLAAGEHVDVETEAPRLEYEKDEVGQVGQALNTLQRAAVEAAVKQAELRRGVSEVFVNLARRNQVLLHRQLTLLDSMERRTEDSEELADLFRLDHMTTRMRRHAEGLVILSGAAPSRQWRKPVQLMDVVRAAVAEVEDYERIEVRRLPRLGIAGPAVADVTHLVAELLENATVFSPPHTAVQVHGERVANGFTLEIHDRGLGMNPEALLDANLRLAETPEFELSDTDRLGLFVVSRLARRHSVKVVLQRSPYGGTTAVVFLPAALLTEAPDTNGTGVRLDPAKGGRAARPRTIPSGPSARTAPAVVERAPSGRPLPAADLRRPVELEAPLGAFGLEAVDGLDDPAAPDPGTGPVGGPARPAMATLDDETPPNGTPRSALLGLRPADRPHTDRHVERGGAWKTDREGFRDRDGVRDGDRHAGRHADRRPGGDREPLAPTGPVRLETPRRDAAHPDGARSTGAVPLPRRRPTPTLVAEHGRRVEPRPVSVVPQPAAGPEGDAGKTGPGGTALPRRVRQASLAPQLKNAAAPAAAAPEADPVPDRDAEEVRSRMSALQRGWTAGRNQHAQQQSGAEAGTPAAGGPGSENEGDGR; from the coding sequence ATGCGCTTTCGCGGGAAGTCCATCCGCCGGAAGATCGTGGCGTTGCTCCTTGTGCCGCTCGTCTCCCTGACCGCCCTCTGGGGCTTCGCCACGGTCATCACCGGCCGTCAGGCCGTCCAACTCCTCGATGTCGCCTACGTCATCGACAAGGTCGGGTACCCCATCGAGGACGTCGTCCGCGTCGTCCAGAAGGAACGCCGCCAGAGCCTCGTCGTACTCGGCGACCCCCGCGCCGCGACCGCGACCGCCGAACTCGCCAAGTACCGCGCGGCCACCGACGACGTCGTCGAACGGATCGGCGCGAACGCCCGGGACCCCGAGGTCACCGACGAGCTGAGCGCCTCGAACGCCCAGCGCCTGCGCTCCATCCTCGCCGCGTTCCACGGCATCAGCGCCCTGCGCCGCTCCGTCGACCAGAACACCCTGGACCCCAGCCAGGCACTGGAGCTCTACAGCCGCCTCGTCGACCCCTGCTACGAGTTCCTCATGAACCTCCACGCGCTGGAGAACGTCGAGATGGACAAGCAGGGACGCGCCCTCGTCGGCATCACCCGGGCCCGCGAGGCGCTCTCACGCGAGGACGCCGTCATCGCCTCCGCCCTCGCCGCCCGCAGCGTCGGCGCCGCCGACCTCCGCAACGTCTCCGACTTCGCCGCCAACCGCACGCTGCTGTACGAGTTCAACCTCGCGATCCTCCCGGCCGCCGACCGCCAGCGGTTCGAGGAGTACTGGGCCGGCCCCGACACCAAGGCGCTGCGCGACGCGGAGGAACGGTTCCTCACGGGCGGCGCGGTCAAGAACCCCCGCGTGACCTCCGCCCAGTGGGACGAGGCCGCCGCCCAGGTCCTCGACGACCTCGCCACCATGGGCACCGCCGCGGGGGACCGCTACCAGAAGCGCGTCGAACCCGTCGCCATGGACGTCCTGGTCCAGGCGGCCGTCGCCGGCGTCCTCGGCTTCATCGCCCTGGCCGTCTCCCTGATCCTCTCCGTACGCATCGGCCGCGACCTGGTCCGCGACCTGTCCCGGCTCCGCAAGGAGGCCCACGAGGCCTCCGGCGTCCGGCTGCCCGGCGTGATGCGCCGCCTCGCCGCCGGGGAACACGTGGACGTGGAGACCGAGGCGCCCCGCCTGGAGTACGAGAAGGACGAGGTCGGCCAGGTCGGCCAAGCCCTCAACACCCTCCAGCGCGCCGCCGTCGAGGCCGCCGTCAAACAGGCCGAACTGCGCCGCGGCGTCTCCGAGGTGTTCGTCAACCTCGCCCGCCGCAACCAGGTCCTGCTGCACCGCCAGCTGACCCTCCTCGACAGCATGGAACGCCGTACGGAGGACAGCGAGGAGCTGGCCGACCTCTTCCGCCTCGACCACATGACCACCCGCATGCGCCGCCACGCCGAAGGACTGGTGATCCTCTCCGGCGCCGCGCCCTCCCGCCAGTGGCGCAAGCCCGTCCAGCTCATGGACGTCGTACGGGCCGCCGTCGCCGAGGTCGAGGACTACGAGCGCATCGAGGTGCGCCGCCTGCCGCGCCTGGGCATCGCCGGCCCCGCCGTCGCCGACGTCACCCACCTCGTCGCCGAACTGCTGGAGAACGCCACCGTGTTCTCGCCGCCGCACACCGCCGTCCAGGTGCACGGCGAACGCGTGGCCAACGGCTTCACCCTGGAGATCCACGACCGCGGCCTCGGCATGAACCCCGAGGCGCTGCTCGACGCGAACCTGCGGCTCGCCGAGACCCCCGAGTTCGAACTCTCCGACACCGACCGGCTCGGCCTGTTCGTCGTCAGCCGCCTCGCCCGGCGCCACAGCGTCAAGGTGGTCCTCCAGCGCAGCCCGTACGGGGGCACCACCGCGGTGGTCTTCCTCCCGGCGGCCCTGCTCACCGAGGCCCCCGACACCAACGGCACGGGCGTCCGGCTGGACCCGGCCAAGGGCGGCCGGGCCGCGAGGCCCCGTACCATCCCGTCCGGGCCGTCCGCCCGGACCGCGCCCGCCGTCGTGGAGCGCGCCCCGTCGGGCCGCCCGCTCCCGGCCGCCGACCTCCGCCGCCCGGTCGAGCTGGAGGCCCCGCTCGGGGCCTTCGGCCTGGAGGCGGTGGACGGCCTCGACGACCCCGCCGCCCCGGACCCGGGCACCGGCCCCGTGGGCGGCCCGGCCCGCCCGGCCATGGCGACCCTGGACGACGAGACCCCGCCCAACGGCACCCCGCGCAGCGCCCTGCTCGGGCTGCGCCCGGCGGACCGGCCGCACACCGACCGGCACGTGGAGCGGGGCGGCGCCTGGAAGACCGACCGCGAGGGCTTCCGCGACCGGGACGGCGTCCGCGACGGCGACCGGCACGCCGGACGGCACGCCGACCGGCGCCCGGGCGGAGACCGCGAGCCGCTGGCCCCCACCGGTCCGGTCCGCCTGGAGACCCCGCGCCGTGACGCGGCCCACCCCGACGGCGCCCGTAGCACCGGAGCGGTGCCGCTGCCGCGCCGCCGCCCCACCCCGACCCTGGTCGCCGAGCACGGCCGCCGCGTGGAGCCCCGCCCGGTCTCCGTGGTTCCGCAGCCCGCGGCCGGACCCGAGGGCGACGCCGGGAAGACCGGCCCGGGCGGCACGGCGCTGCCCCGGCGGGTCCGCCAGGCCAGCCTGGCCCCCCAGCTGAAGAACGCCGCGGCGCCCGCCGCCGCGGCCCCCGAGGCGGACCCCGTACCCGACCGTGACGCGGAGGAGGTGCGGTCGCGCATGTCCGCGCTCCAGCGCGGCTGGACGGCGGGCCGCAACCAGCACGCACAGCAGCAGTCCGGGGCCGAGGCGGGCACCCCCGCCGCCGGCGGCCCCGGCTCCGAGAACGAAGGGGACGGTCGATGA